In one window of Nesterenkonia sandarakina DNA:
- the recO gene encoding DNA repair protein RecO, which translates to MAGSTFASRSYRDAAIVLRTQNLGEADRIITALTSANGLVRAVAKGVRRTSSKFGATVEPFMVADVQFVHGRSLDIVTQATSRHTYGPAIVADYEKYMAASTMAETAERLMDVESDSGFGGAQFRLLHGGYSALARGVHPADVVLNSYLLRALSAAGWAVTWTACVACGRPGAHTGFHPAASGPVCVDCRPPGTRTLDPATVELLHALQHGHWEQTRSFRSDIRHEATNVVIGYAQHHLERRLTSLGL; encoded by the coding sequence ATGGCCGGATCCACCTTCGCGTCCCGCTCCTACCGGGACGCCGCGATCGTGCTGCGCACCCAGAACCTGGGTGAGGCGGATCGCATCATCACCGCGCTGACCTCAGCGAACGGGCTGGTGCGGGCGGTCGCGAAGGGAGTGCGTCGCACCTCCTCGAAGTTTGGCGCCACGGTCGAGCCGTTCATGGTGGCTGATGTGCAGTTCGTCCACGGCCGCTCCCTGGACATCGTCACCCAGGCCACCTCGCGGCACACCTACGGTCCGGCGATCGTGGCCGACTACGAGAAGTACATGGCGGCGAGCACCATGGCCGAGACCGCGGAACGGCTGATGGACGTGGAGTCGGATTCCGGCTTCGGGGGTGCCCAGTTCCGGCTGCTTCACGGCGGGTACTCCGCGCTGGCCCGCGGGGTGCACCCGGCCGACGTCGTGCTGAACTCCTACCTGCTGCGCGCCCTGTCCGCGGCGGGCTGGGCGGTGACCTGGACCGCCTGCGTGGCCTGCGGCAGACCCGGCGCGCACACCGGCTTCCATCCGGCGGCCAGCGGACCGGTGTGTGTCGACTGCCGCCCCCCGGGCACCCGCACCCTGGACCCGGCCACGGTGGAGCTGCTGCACGCGCTGCAGCACGGCCACTGGGAGCAGACCCGCTCCTTCCGCAGCGACATCCGGCATGAGGCGACGAACGTGGTGATCGGCTACGCCCAGCACCACCTGGAGCGCAGACTGACCTCGCTGGGTCTCTGA
- a CDS encoding isoprenyl transferase: MNAMSSSSHQDPAPHREGVTAPQLPPELVPDHVGIVMDGNGRWANQRGLPRTEGHRAGEAALMDVIAGAIEIGVKHISVYAFSTENWKRSPDEVRFLMGYSREVLRRQRDVLHSWGVRIRWNGQPGRLWRSVIKELETSEELTAGNTRFTLTMCVNYGGRAEITDAVKLIAAEVAAGRMDPRKITEKTVAAHLDEPDLPDVDLFLRSSGEQRISNFLLWQSAYAELVFMDVLWPDVDRTTLWEAVEIYARRDRRYGAAVDRFSLGRSASGA; this comes from the coding sequence ATGAACGCCATGTCCTCGTCGAGTCATCAGGATCCAGCCCCACACCGCGAGGGCGTCACCGCACCACAGCTGCCCCCGGAGCTGGTGCCGGACCACGTCGGGATCGTGATGGACGGCAACGGGCGCTGGGCGAATCAGCGCGGACTCCCACGCACCGAAGGCCACCGAGCCGGTGAGGCCGCGCTGATGGATGTGATTGCCGGCGCCATCGAGATCGGCGTGAAGCACATCAGCGTCTATGCCTTCTCCACCGAGAACTGGAAACGCTCACCCGATGAGGTGCGGTTCCTAATGGGCTACTCCCGCGAGGTGCTGCGCCGGCAGCGCGATGTGCTGCATTCCTGGGGCGTGCGGATCCGTTGGAACGGACAGCCTGGTCGGCTCTGGCGCTCGGTGATCAAGGAGCTGGAGACCTCCGAGGAGCTCACCGCTGGGAACACCCGGTTCACGCTGACCATGTGTGTGAACTACGGCGGTCGCGCGGAGATCACCGACGCGGTGAAGCTGATCGCCGCCGAGGTCGCCGCCGGCCGGATGGACCCGCGGAAGATCACCGAGAAGACCGTGGCGGCCCACCTGGACGAGCCCGACCTTCCCGACGTCGACCTCTTCCTGCGCAGCTCCGGGGAGCAGCGGATCTCGAACTTCCTGCTCTGGCAGTCCGCCTACGCCGAGCTGGTGTTCATGGACGTGCTCTGGCCCGACGTGGACCGCACCACGCTGTGGGAGGCGGTGGAGATCTACGCCCGGCGGGATCGCCGCTATGGGGCGGCCGTGGACAGGTTCTCGCTGGGACGCTCGGCGTCGGGGGCATAG
- a CDS encoding alpha/beta hydrolase has protein sequence MDELLEDSPVGVWSPDHLPGCKRLTLPLGEDEEGPVSATLVSYSPDPEQQSVQDERPGEAEAVAAAKNSPAEPEHPPELAPVLHIHGWADYFYNIPMARRWQSWGRPFYALDLRKYGRSLRSWQTPGYVDDLATYDADIEAALAEIRALHPDAPAPILQAHSTGGLVAALWAQRNPGEISALVLNSPWLELSGDVAARTATEGILAPLGQFSPTRALKLPAIDNYWQTLSDQAQGEWTLHPQWRPRTSFPIRVGWMRAVLAGHRRVHEGLGLQLPILVLLSGATAYRRHWTEELQESDSVLDVELLARRSVKLGDQVTVVRVHRAIHDVFASEESVRTRALDEVHRWLRAYAPDAERPSENLSTAAP, from the coding sequence ATGGACGAACTGCTCGAGGACTCCCCGGTCGGAGTCTGGTCACCTGATCATCTGCCTGGCTGCAAGCGACTGACCCTGCCGCTGGGCGAGGATGAGGAGGGCCCGGTGAGCGCGACGCTGGTGAGCTACTCACCAGATCCCGAGCAGCAGTCGGTCCAGGACGAGCGTCCCGGAGAGGCCGAGGCGGTGGCTGCGGCGAAGAACTCCCCCGCCGAGCCCGAGCACCCCCCGGAGCTGGCCCCGGTGCTGCACATCCACGGCTGGGCGGACTACTTCTACAACATCCCCATGGCTCGCCGCTGGCAGAGCTGGGGACGTCCCTTCTACGCCCTGGACCTGCGCAAATACGGTCGCAGCCTGCGAAGCTGGCAGACCCCGGGCTACGTCGATGACCTGGCCACCTACGACGCCGACATCGAGGCCGCGCTGGCAGAGATCCGTGCGCTGCACCCGGACGCCCCGGCGCCGATTCTTCAGGCGCACTCCACCGGCGGTCTGGTCGCGGCGCTGTGGGCGCAGCGCAACCCCGGTGAGATCAGCGCCCTGGTGCTCAACAGCCCGTGGCTGGAACTCTCCGGCGATGTGGCGGCGCGCACCGCCACCGAAGGGATCCTGGCACCGCTGGGACAGTTCTCCCCCACCCGGGCGTTGAAGCTGCCCGCCATCGACAACTATTGGCAGACCCTCTCGGACCAGGCGCAGGGCGAGTGGACCCTGCACCCGCAGTGGCGTCCGCGCACCTCCTTCCCGATCCGGGTGGGGTGGATGCGGGCAGTGCTGGCCGGTCACCGCAGGGTCCACGAGGGACTGGGGCTGCAGCTGCCGATCCTGGTGCTGCTCTCCGGCGCCACCGCCTACCGGCGGCACTGGACCGAGGAGCTCCAGGAATCAGATTCCGTGCTCGATGTGGAGCTGCTGGCGCGGCGCTCGGTCAAGCTCGGGGATCAGGTCACGGTGGTCCGGGTGCACCGGGCGATCCACGACGTGTTCGCCTCAGAGGAGTCCGTGCGCACCCGTGCGCTGGACGAGGTGCACCGCTGGCTGCGGGCCTATGCCCCCGACGCCGAGCGTCCCAGCGAGAACCTGTCCACGGCCGCCCCATAG
- a CDS encoding quinone-dependent dihydroorotate dehydrogenase, with the protein MYRFVFQTVFTRIDPEQAHRLVVSGLRLGHRVGAGRVLERLCRPEESLRVRALGLDWPSPFGLAAGFDKGATSVLPLAAMGFGHIEIGTVTAAAQPGNPRPRMFRLVKDRALINRMGFNNDGAEAVRPRLEQIRDRISRMKRDRRHAPVIGVNIGKTKLTPLENATEDYLVSTRMLAPVADYLVVNVSSPNTPGLRALQDIDSLRPLLSAVGAAADDAAQRHVPLLVKIAPDLADDDVDAVGALVTDLGLDGVIATNTTISREGLHSDDEQVQAAGAGGLSGPVLAERSKQVLVRLRAALPRTTAIISVGGVTSGDDVAERLALGADLVQGYTAFVYEGPFWVRRINRRLAELLRSG; encoded by the coding sequence ATGTACCGCTTCGTCTTCCAGACCGTCTTCACCCGGATCGATCCCGAGCAGGCCCATCGCCTGGTCGTCTCCGGCCTGCGGCTCGGTCACCGGGTCGGTGCCGGTCGGGTCCTGGAGCGGCTGTGCCGCCCGGAGGAGTCGCTGCGGGTCCGTGCCCTGGGACTGGACTGGCCCTCACCGTTCGGGCTGGCCGCGGGCTTCGACAAGGGCGCCACCTCCGTGCTCCCGCTGGCCGCCATGGGCTTCGGGCACATCGAGATCGGCACGGTCACCGCGGCCGCGCAGCCGGGGAATCCGCGCCCTCGGATGTTCCGTCTGGTGAAGGACCGCGCGCTGATCAACCGGATGGGCTTCAACAACGACGGCGCCGAGGCGGTCCGCCCGCGGCTGGAGCAGATCCGAGACCGGATCTCCCGGATGAAGCGCGACCGTCGGCACGCCCCGGTGATCGGGGTGAACATCGGCAAGACCAAACTGACCCCGCTGGAGAACGCCACCGAGGACTATCTGGTCTCCACCCGGATGCTGGCGCCGGTGGCGGATTATCTGGTGGTCAACGTGTCCTCGCCGAACACCCCGGGGCTGCGTGCGCTCCAGGACATCGACTCGCTGCGCCCGCTGCTGAGCGCGGTCGGGGCCGCGGCCGACGACGCCGCGCAGCGCCACGTGCCGCTGCTGGTGAAGATCGCCCCGGACCTTGCCGACGACGACGTCGACGCGGTGGGTGCCCTGGTCACCGACCTCGGGCTGGACGGGGTCATCGCGACCAACACGACGATCTCCCGGGAGGGTCTACACAGTGACGACGAGCAGGTCCAGGCCGCGGGGGCCGGCGGGCTCAGCGGTCCGGTGCTTGCAGAGCGCTCGAAGCAGGTGCTGGTCCGGCTGCGCGCCGCACTCCCGCGCACCACAGCGATCATCTCGGTCGGGGGAGTGACCTCAGGAGACGACGTCGCGGAGCGGCTCGCGCTCGGCGCGGACCTGGTCCAGGGCTACACGGCCTTCGTCTACGAAGGCCCGTTCTGGGTGCGCCGGATTAACCGCCGCCTGGCCGAACTCCTGCGAAGCGGCTGA
- a CDS encoding DUF3043 domain-containing protein has translation MLGRKKNNAEKTAQAEAEAAAARAEAQNTRRQPEKKGVPTPKRSQQQAARKRPLVQNDRKVARAAQRQQMADQRVKMRRAMETGEEKYLPPRDRGPQRRFVRDYVDARFGIGEWMLILVLVFLFASFVMNEEMRIIVSQILWLFVLAVLVEAVWVGRLVRKKVDAKFGVENRERGLPFYAAMRALQIRRLRLPKPQVARGHFPA, from the coding sequence GTGCTAGGACGTAAGAAGAACAATGCCGAGAAGACCGCCCAAGCCGAAGCTGAGGCTGCGGCTGCCCGGGCCGAGGCCCAGAACACCAGGCGCCAGCCTGAGAAGAAGGGTGTGCCGACCCCGAAGCGCAGCCAGCAGCAGGCGGCCCGCAAGCGTCCCCTGGTGCAGAACGACCGCAAGGTCGCCCGTGCCGCCCAGCGGCAGCAGATGGCTGACCAGCGGGTGAAGATGCGCCGGGCGATGGAGACCGGTGAGGAGAAGTACCTCCCACCGCGTGACCGTGGACCGCAGCGCCGCTTCGTGCGTGACTACGTCGACGCCCGATTCGGCATCGGTGAATGGATGCTCATCCTGGTGCTGGTGTTCCTCTTCGCCTCCTTTGTGATGAACGAGGAGATGCGGATCATCGTCAGCCAGATCCTGTGGCTCTTCGTGCTCGCGGTCCTGGTCGAGGCCGTCTGGGTCGGACGGCTCGTGCGCAAGAAGGTCGACGCGAAGTTCGGCGTGGAGAACCGGGAGCGAGGTCTGCCGTTCTACGCCGCGATGCGCGCGCTGCAGATCCGCCGGCTGCGCCTGCCCAAGCCTCAGGTGGCCCGCGGCCACTTCCCCGCCTGA
- a CDS encoding HesB/IscA family protein, giving the protein MSTTTQDTAAGSAAQTESAEIGGSAVDGFKTHQVELSETAAQKVSSLLQQEGREDLRLRVAVQPGGCSGLIYQLYFDERVLDGDALRDFSGVEVVVDKMSVPYLEGAKIDFEDSISKQGFTIDNPNAGGSCACGDSFH; this is encoded by the coding sequence ATGAGCACCACCACCCAGGACACCGCCGCCGGGTCCGCCGCCCAGACCGAATCCGCGGAGATCGGCGGCTCCGCCGTCGATGGTTTCAAGACCCACCAGGTCGAACTGAGTGAGACCGCAGCGCAGAAGGTCTCCTCGCTGCTGCAGCAGGAGGGCCGTGAGGACCTGCGACTGCGTGTGGCCGTGCAGCCCGGAGGCTGCTCGGGTCTGATCTATCAGCTCTACTTCGACGAGCGGGTCCTCGACGGCGACGCGCTGCGGGACTTCAGCGGCGTCGAGGTCGTCGTGGACAAGATGAGCGTGCCCTACCTCGAGGGCGCGAAGATCGACTTCGAGGACTCCATCTCCAAGCAGGGGTTCACGATCGATAACCCCAACGCAGGCGGTTCCTGCGCCTGCGGCGACTCCTTCCACTGA
- the coxB gene encoding cytochrome c oxidase subunit II, whose protein sequence is MSSHKRTGSRGRALKVTALASVAALALSACSGDNPASRGWLPGSRDTTSNTAELTDLWVNSWIAALIVGLITWALMLWCMIAYRRRKGETGYPRQIAYNVPLEIMYTIVPLVMVGVLFFYTNEVQRSVDEPYEDPNLVIDVRGKQWAWDFNYNYEGEERYFAGVQAELDGEEGVRETLPTLYLPVDEPVTFELNARDVIHSFWIPAFLQKRDMVPGRTNEIHLTPQELGSFDGKCAELCGEYHSEMLFNVEVVTDEEFRDYLQTLPEGQLGDEYDRNPNLHENVAGTEGDD, encoded by the coding sequence GTGAGTTCGCATAAACGAACCGGCAGCCGAGGCCGTGCATTGAAAGTTACTGCACTGGCCAGCGTGGCGGCACTGGCGCTCAGCGCCTGCTCCGGGGATAACCCAGCATCGAGGGGTTGGCTGCCAGGCAGCCGAGACACCACCAGCAACACCGCGGAGTTGACGGACCTGTGGGTCAACTCCTGGATCGCGGCGTTGATCGTAGGGCTGATCACCTGGGCGCTGATGCTCTGGTGCATGATCGCCTACCGTCGCCGCAAGGGTGAGACCGGCTACCCGCGTCAGATCGCGTACAACGTGCCGCTGGAGATCATGTACACCATCGTCCCGCTGGTCATGGTGGGCGTGCTGTTCTTCTACACCAACGAGGTGCAGCGCTCGGTGGACGAGCCCTATGAGGATCCCAATCTGGTGATCGATGTCCGTGGCAAGCAGTGGGCCTGGGACTTCAACTACAACTACGAAGGCGAAGAGCGTTACTTCGCCGGCGTCCAGGCGGAGCTTGACGGAGAAGAGGGCGTGCGTGAGACGCTGCCCACCCTCTACCTTCCGGTGGATGAGCCCGTCACCTTCGAGCTCAACGCCCGCGACGTCATCCACTCCTTCTGGATCCCCGCCTTCCTGCAGAAGCGCGACATGGTGCCAGGGCGGACCAATGAGATCCACCTGACCCCGCAAGAGCTGGGAAGCTTCGACGGCAAGTGTGCCGAGCTCTGCGGCGAGTACCACTCAGAGATGCTCTTCAACGTGGAGGTGGTCACGGATGAAGAGTTCCGCGACTATCTACAGACCCTGCCCGAAGGTCAGCTCGGTGACGAGTACGACCGCAACCCGAACCTCCACGAAAACGTGGCCGGAACCGAAGGGGACGACTGA
- the ctaD gene encoding cytochrome c oxidase subunit I, which produces MATLEYTADESREVSRVVPRSKGKVVVNWLTTTDHKVIGYMYLITSFLFFCVGGVMALLIRAELFEPGMQLLQTKEQYNQLFTMHGTVMLLMFATPLFAGFANVIMPLQIGAPDVAFPRLNALAFWFFLFGALVAMAGFLTPQGAASFGWFAYAPLSDTTYSPGVGGDLWVFGLALTGFGTIMGGVNFITTIICMRAPGMTMWRMPIFVWNTLITSILVLMAFPPLAAALFGLGLDRRFGGHIFDPEAGGAILWQHLFWFFGHPEVYIIALPFFGIVSEILPVFSRKPIFGYKGLVYATIAIAALSVTVWAHHMYVTGAVLLPFFALMTMLIAVPTGVKFFNWIGTLWRGSLTFETPMLWSLGFLVTFLFGGLTGIILAAPPLTFHLSDTYFVVAHFHYVVFGTVVFAMFAGFYFWWPKWTGKMLNERLGKINFWMLFIGFHGTFMIQHWLGVMGMPRRYADYMVEDGFTTMNQFSTVFSILLGASLIPFFWNVWITSRNGKKVLVDDPWGFGGSLEWATSCPPPRHNFYSLPRIRSERPALDLHHPELADRHTLQTPAGKIFGPADQQDKEGV; this is translated from the coding sequence GTGGCGACCCTCGAATACACCGCCGACGAATCGCGTGAAGTCTCACGCGTCGTTCCCCGCTCCAAGGGGAAGGTCGTCGTCAACTGGCTGACGACCACCGATCACAAGGTGATCGGCTACATGTACCTGATCACCTCTTTCCTGTTCTTCTGCGTGGGCGGCGTGATGGCGCTGCTGATCCGCGCTGAGCTCTTCGAGCCAGGGATGCAGCTGCTGCAGACGAAGGAGCAGTACAACCAGCTCTTCACCATGCACGGCACGGTGATGCTGCTGATGTTCGCGACGCCGCTCTTCGCCGGCTTCGCCAACGTGATCATGCCGCTGCAGATCGGTGCACCAGATGTGGCCTTCCCGCGTCTGAACGCGCTGGCCTTCTGGTTCTTCCTCTTCGGAGCCCTCGTGGCCATGGCCGGATTCCTCACCCCGCAGGGCGCGGCCTCCTTCGGCTGGTTCGCCTACGCGCCGCTCTCGGACACCACATACTCACCGGGAGTCGGTGGAGACCTCTGGGTGTTCGGACTCGCGCTGACCGGCTTCGGCACGATCATGGGTGGCGTGAACTTCATCACCACCATCATCTGCATGCGCGCCCCGGGCATGACCATGTGGCGGATGCCGATCTTCGTGTGGAACACCCTGATCACCTCGATCCTGGTGCTGATGGCCTTCCCGCCCCTGGCGGCGGCGCTGTTCGGGCTCGGCCTGGACCGGCGCTTCGGCGGCCACATCTTCGACCCTGAGGCCGGCGGCGCGATCCTCTGGCAGCACCTGTTCTGGTTCTTCGGTCACCCCGAGGTCTACATCATCGCCCTGCCCTTCTTCGGCATCGTCTCGGAGATCCTCCCGGTGTTCAGCCGCAAGCCGATCTTCGGCTATAAGGGCCTGGTCTACGCGACGATCGCCATCGCTGCGCTCTCGGTGACCGTGTGGGCGCACCACATGTACGTCACCGGAGCGGTGCTGCTGCCGTTCTTCGCGCTGATGACCATGCTGATCGCGGTGCCCACCGGGGTGAAGTTCTTCAACTGGATCGGCACGCTCTGGCGAGGGTCGCTGACCTTCGAGACGCCGATGCTCTGGAGCCTGGGATTCCTGGTGACCTTCCTCTTCGGCGGTCTCACCGGCATCATTCTGGCCGCCCCGCCGCTGACCTTCCACCTCTCCGACACCTACTTCGTGGTGGCGCACTTCCACTACGTGGTGTTCGGCACCGTGGTCTTTGCGATGTTCGCCGGATTCTATTTCTGGTGGCCGAAGTGGACCGGCAAGATGCTCAACGAGCGTCTGGGCAAGATCAACTTCTGGATGCTCTTCATCGGCTTCCACGGGACATTCATGATCCAGCACTGGCTCGGCGTCATGGGCATGCCGCGTCGTTACGCGGACTACATGGTCGAAGACGGGTTCACCACGATGAACCAGTTCTCCACCGTGTTCTCCATCCTGCTGGGCGCCTCGCTGATCCCGTTCTTCTGGAACGTCTGGATCACCTCGCGCAACGGCAAGAAGGTGCTCGTGGACGATCCCTGGGGCTTCGGCGGCTCCCTGGAGTGGGCGACCTCCTGCCCGCCACCGCGGCACAACTTCTACTCGCTGCCGCGGATCCGCTCCGAGCGCCCCGCGCTGGATCTGCACCACCCAGAGCTCGCTGACCGGCATACCCTGCAGACACCTGCAGGCAAGATCTTCGGACCAGCGGATCAGCAGGACAAGGAAGGCGTCTGA
- a CDS encoding cytochrome c oxidase subunit 4: MKANIGLFLGLGVFVLIVAFIYGFWSGFSDLAGFPLLLLTAGMGFMLWFYLRMVAKNHDVLDGDNPEGEIEHMAGNYGEFAPWSWWPLGLGFSAAFAFFGLAFDWWVFFIALIPGLFFVTGWVLEFNRKRYAH; the protein is encoded by the coding sequence ATGAAAGCAAATATCGGCCTGTTCCTCGGGCTGGGCGTCTTCGTCCTGATCGTGGCCTTCATCTACGGGTTCTGGAGCGGATTCTCGGACCTCGCCGGATTCCCGCTGCTGCTGCTCACTGCCGGCATGGGGTTCATGCTGTGGTTCTACCTGCGGATGGTCGCGAAGAACCACGACGTGCTCGACGGGGACAACCCTGAGGGCGAGATCGAGCACATGGCCGGCAACTACGGCGAGTTCGCGCCGTGGAGCTGGTGGCCGCTGGGCCTCGGGTTCTCCGCCGCCTTCGCGTTCTTCGGCCTGGCCTTCGACTGGTGGGTGTTCTTCATCGCGCTGATCCCTGGCCTGTTCTTCGTCACCGGCTGGGTGCTGGAGTTCAACCGCAAGCGCTACGCGCACTGA
- the def gene encoding peptide deformylase: MTIRPITIHGEPVLHRRAQEVERIDDSIRELVADMVETQDAAHGVGLAAPQVGVGLRIFTYSFADSGDQPSRGVIINPRLRLIGKVSKEAADPEEESEGCLSAPGYNYPLKRSEHVEITGLDLDGEPLRFEATGWFARILQHEYDHLDGYLYVNRLDPKWARRWKKVVKKEGWNQPGLNWLPGVDPDPFGHDESEAAEEPVGTRESP, from the coding sequence ATGACGATCCGCCCCATCACCATCCACGGAGAACCCGTGCTCCACCGACGCGCGCAGGAGGTGGAGAGGATCGATGACTCCATCCGCGAGCTCGTGGCCGATATGGTCGAGACCCAGGACGCCGCGCATGGCGTTGGCCTGGCGGCGCCGCAGGTCGGGGTGGGACTGCGCATCTTCACCTACAGCTTCGCCGACTCCGGTGATCAGCCCTCCCGGGGAGTGATCATCAACCCGCGGCTGCGCCTGATCGGCAAGGTCTCCAAGGAGGCCGCCGACCCCGAGGAGGAGTCAGAGGGCTGCCTCTCGGCACCGGGATACAACTACCCGCTCAAGCGCAGCGAGCATGTGGAGATCACCGGGCTGGACCTCGACGGCGAGCCGCTGCGGTTCGAGGCCACCGGCTGGTTCGCCCGGATCCTGCAGCACGAATACGACCACCTGGACGGCTACCTCTACGTCAACCGTCTGGACCCCAAGTGGGCTCGGCGCTGGAAGAAGGTCGTGAAGAAGGAGGGCTGGAATCAGCCCGGTCTGAACTGGCTTCCCGGAGTCGACCCGGACCCCTTCGGCCATGACGAGTCTGAAGCTGCCGAGGAGCCCGTGGGGACCCGGGAGAGCCCCTGA
- the trpD gene encoding anthranilate phosphoribosyltransferase — MNPQNTAAALSRATPLPASWPELLETLLGGEHLPSETSAWAMEQLMGGSLSDGQIAAFLVALRAKGEVAEELIGLSATMLDKAVPLSIPGPTLDIVGTGGDMLGTVNISTMASLTAVGAGARVVKHGNRGASSTAGAADVIEALGVDLSMSTQDVARAAEEVGITFLFAQSFHPAMRHVGPVRRQLGIRTVFNFLGPLSNPARVTAQALGCASPTLAPRMAEVLALRGTRGLVFRGQDGRDKITTSAATDIWEVRSGEVTQTVLEPEDVGLPRVAVEDLRGGSGTQNAQIVQRMLSGEPGPVRDAVVLNAAAGLTSFDEQAEGPLVDRLASNMRRAEESIDSGAAAEVLRRWVAFSRSVG; from the coding sequence GTGAATCCTCAGAACACCGCTGCTGCACTCTCCCGCGCGACTCCCCTGCCCGCGAGCTGGCCCGAGCTGCTGGAGACCCTGCTCGGCGGCGAGCACCTCCCCTCGGAGACCTCCGCCTGGGCCATGGAGCAGCTGATGGGCGGGTCCCTGAGCGACGGCCAGATCGCGGCGTTCCTGGTGGCGCTGCGCGCCAAGGGCGAGGTCGCCGAGGAACTGATCGGACTCAGCGCCACGATGCTGGACAAGGCCGTCCCGCTGAGCATTCCGGGGCCCACCTTGGACATCGTCGGGACCGGCGGGGACATGCTGGGCACCGTGAACATCTCGACCATGGCATCGCTGACCGCGGTGGGCGCAGGAGCCCGGGTCGTCAAACACGGCAACCGGGGCGCCTCCAGCACCGCCGGAGCCGCAGACGTGATCGAGGCGCTCGGAGTGGACCTGAGCATGAGCACCCAGGACGTGGCCCGCGCCGCCGAGGAGGTCGGGATCACCTTCCTCTTCGCGCAGAGCTTCCACCCCGCGATGCGCCATGTGGGACCGGTGCGTCGCCAGCTGGGCATCCGCACCGTGTTCAACTTCCTGGGCCCGCTCTCGAACCCGGCGCGGGTCACGGCCCAGGCGCTGGGCTGCGCGAGCCCCACCCTGGCGCCGAGGATGGCAGAGGTCCTCGCGCTGCGAGGCACCCGCGGCCTGGTGTTCCGTGGACAGGACGGTCGGGACAAGATCACCACCTCTGCCGCCACCGACATCTGGGAGGTCCGCTCCGGAGAGGTCACCCAAACCGTCCTGGAGCCCGAGGATGTCGGCCTGCCCCGGGTGGCGGTCGAGGACCTGCGCGGCGGATCCGGGACGCAGAACGCCCAGATCGTCCAGCGGATGCTCTCCGGCGAGCCAGGACCTGTCCGGGACGCCGTGGTGCTCAATGCCGCCGCTGGGCTCACCAGCTTCGATGAGCAGGCGGAGGGCCCCTTGGTGGACCGGCTCGCCAGCAACATGCGCCGCGCCGAGGAGTCCATCGATTCCGGGGCCGCCGCAGAGGTGCTGCGCCGCTGGGTGGCGTTCAGCCGCAGTGTGGGCTGA
- a CDS encoding cytochrome c oxidase subunit 3 encodes MTSATQAPIAPARTLPNRPNMVSVGTMVWLTSELMFFAGLFAMFFTLRSTQSEMFAEGASELDIPLATTITVILVASSVTAQFGVFAAERHQPRRTGGALQVQHWGMVEWYILSFIMGAIFIGGQTYEFAVMVSHGITVSSNAFGSAFYITTGFHGLHVIGGLIAFLYVVARAYFSVKFTHKEAHAAVVVSYYWHFVDVVWIALFGIVYLLPLFA; translated from the coding sequence GTGACGTCTGCAACCCAAGCCCCCATCGCCCCGGCGCGCACGCTGCCGAACCGTCCGAACATGGTGTCCGTGGGCACCATGGTCTGGCTCACCAGCGAGCTCATGTTCTTCGCCGGCCTGTTCGCCATGTTCTTCACGCTGCGTTCCACGCAGTCTGAGATGTTCGCCGAGGGTGCCAGCGAGCTGGACATCCCACTGGCCACCACGATCACGGTGATCCTGGTCGCCAGCTCGGTGACGGCTCAGTTCGGTGTCTTCGCCGCCGAGCGGCACCAGCCGCGACGCACCGGGGGCGCACTGCAGGTCCAGCACTGGGGCATGGTCGAGTGGTACATCCTCTCGTTCATCATGGGCGCCATCTTCATCGGTGGTCAGACCTATGAGTTCGCCGTGATGGTCTCCCATGGGATCACCGTCTCCTCGAACGCCTTCGGCTCGGCCTTCTACATCACCACAGGCTTCCACGGACTTCACGTGATCGGCGGTCTGATCGCCTTCCTCTACGTGGTGGCGCGGGCGTACTTCAGCGTGAAGTTCACCCACAAGGAGGCTCACGCCGCCGTCGTCGTCTCGTACTACTGGCACTTCGTCGACGTCGTGTGGATCGCGCTGTTCGGCATCGTCTACCTGCTGCCGCTGTTCGCCTGA